GAGGATTCGGCGACCACAGCGGGCCGCGCCGGCAACGACTTCAGATAGACGGCCATCGCGCGCAGATCGTCTTCATGCATGTGCTGCGTGCTCTGCGTCACCACTTCCGCCATGGGGCCAAAGGCGGTTCCGCGCGACGACGTGCCGGTCTTCAGCAGATCGACGATGTCCTGCTCGGTCCAGCCGGCAAGCCCGCCGTTGGCCTGCGTGCTGAGGTCCGGCGCGTACCAGTTCTGCACGGGAATCTGCCCACCCGCCAGCGAAGCCTTGCCCTGCTGGCCGCCCAGCGAATCGCGCGGTGCGTGGCACTCGTTGCAATGGCCAAGGCCCTGCACGAGATACGCACCGCGGTTCCACGCGTCGGACTGGGCGGCATCGCGCTGGAATTCACCTTCCTGGAAATACAACGCACGCCAGGCCTTCAGGCTGCTGCGCACGCTGTAGGGAAAGTCGAGCGACGGCGCCTGCGCGGGTGCACGCACCGGCGCCAGGGATTGCAGGTACGCAAAGATGGCCAGCGCATCGTCGCGCGACACCTTGGTGAACGAGGTGTATGAAAACACCGGATAGAGGAATTCGCCGTGGCGACCCTTGCCACTGTGCAGGGCCTGCCAGAAATCCTCGAAGCTCCACTGGCCCAGGCCGGTGTCGTGATCCGGCGTGATATTGGGCGAAGGGATGTTGCCGAAGGGCGTGGGCAGCACGCGGCCACCCGCGTAACGGGCGCCGCCTTGCGCCGTGTGGCAGGAAGCGCAATCGCCAGCGAGGGCGAGGTATTCACCCTTGGCAATGAGTGCCGGGTCCTTGAGCGCAGCAGCATCCACCTTGCTCGCGGACGGCGACACCGGTTGGCGCGTTTCACTGCGGAACAGCCACCAGCCGCTGGCGATCAGCAGCACGGCGATGACGATGAGTGCGATGCGCTTCGCCATGAGTCAGCCTCCGTTGCCCAGCACGCCGCAGTGAAGCGGCGGCGTGACGCTACCCGCCGCTTGCGCGTGCATGTCCGCTGGCAGCTCGCGGCTGGCCAGCCACGCCGACACTGCAGTGATGTCCGAATCACTCAGGCGATTGGCGATCTCCGACATGCAGTCCGGCGCGACAGTGGCGCGGGTTTTCGTGCGCCACGAACCGAGCTGGGAACTGATGTAGTCGTAGGGCAAACCGACCAGCCCCGGAATATCCGGCTGCACGCCGGTGAGCTGGCTGCCGTGGCAGGCTGAGCAAGGGGGAATCTGCCGCGCCGGGTCGCCATGCATTACCAGCGTTTCGCCGCGCTGGCGCACTCCAGCGGAAACGTTAGGCACCGGCGAACGTGCGTAAGGCACGTCCTGCGCCGCGAAGTAATCGGCAATCTCGTGCATGTATTCGGGGCTAAGCGGGCGCACGGTGTATTCCATCGGACCGTACTTGCGCAGGCCATCCTGGAAGTCCTTCAGCTGTCGCGCGAGATAACCCGCAGGCTTGCCGGCAAGGCGCGGAAAGAATCCGCTCGAGGGCGTGCCTTCGCCGTGCACGCCATGACAGGCGGTACACGCGGCAATGCGCTGCTGCAGGGTGTCGGGAACATCGGGGTGCGGCGCTTCCTGCGCGCTCGCCACCGTTGCCTGCGCGGCGAGCAGCAACAGCAACCACGCGCCCAGCACACGACCCACCTGCGACCACTTCGCTGAGAGGCTCTTCATGTTTCCCCTACCTACGGCGCCGTGGCGCAACCACAGGTTCAAGGTGCGCCGGAACGATGGCCCCGATTATAGGCATGCACCTCGCGCCGACAGCGTCAAACCGGCTGCACAGTCGGCGGCGACATCTTGTCGCACAAACGGTTGCGATCAGGCCGACACGGAGCGAATGGCAGGGACGAAGTCGTGCACAGGCGTATCCGCGCGCAGCGCATCGTGCAACAGCAGGGTGACGCCCAACTGATCCTCGCTCTCCCGCTCGTGCACCATGCCGCCATAGATCAGCGCGCGATCGCGCACCGTGGCCATGCCCTGCCCGTTGGTGCCAAGCAAGGCCACCAGCTGCCGCCACTCGGGCACCGGCCGGCCGCGCAGCGAGGGCACCGCCCGTCGGGCCGTCATGCGCAGCACCACCCAACGACGGCCGTGCGTGCAGCCACCGCGGATATGCACGCGGATATGCCTTACCGGCTCGCGCGCCAGCAGGTAGACCATCACCTCGCAGGTCTGCCGGTAAAGCATCATGTGCACATCGGGCGCGAGCTGGTTGAGCCCGTTGCCGGTCAGCGTGCATCGGTAGTCCGCACCGACCAGCGACGCCGCCTGCAACAGCGGGCCGTCCAGGAAGGTGGCTGCCAGCCCGTGTTCGCGCCATGCGCGCGGATGCAGCGTATCGGCGAGTCGCTGCATCTCCCGTTGGGTCAGGTCGAGATGACGGGCGTAGCTTTGTTCCATGTTCGCCGGCAGCACGGGGCGCAGGCGATCCATCATCCGGCGCTGGCCATCGCGCATGGACTGGCCAAGCTGGTCGAGCGATTCGGCCACGTGACGCAGCCGCAGCTCTTCCTGGTAAAGCCCCTGCTGGGCCAGTCGGAAACCACGCAGCATTTCCTCGTGCTCGCCCTTCGGCGGAGCCACCGGCGATGGCAACGACACGCGCGCACCGAGCATGATCAGGCTGGAAACGGCAAAGGCGATCAGCGCCTGTGCCTGGATGATGGCCGGGTCGCGCGCCACGGTCATGGTCAGCTCGATGGCAATGCTGGCCAGCAGGCCGCCCAGGGCCGCACCCTGCCAGCCACGCCGCATGGTGAGCCAGGCGGCGGGCAGGAACATGGCCAGGCGCGCGATGGCCATGACTTCATCGCCATGGCTCTCGGAGGCCAGCCAGATCAGCAGCAGCAGCGGCGGAACCACGCCCCGGGCGCAATCGACAGCGACCGCACGCCGGATGGCGGAAAGCTCCGGCGATGTCGCCCGCGTGCTCCAGCTGAGCCACGCAAAGACCGGCGGAACCACCGTCAGCGCACCCAGATAGCTGCCCAGGAAATACTCCAGCAGGATGTGGATGCTGATCACCGGCGGATGTTCTGGCGGCTGCACCGTAAGCACCGCCAGCGTGCCGGTATTGATCAGCGCACTGATGACGGCAGCGGCGAGCACGGCCGTCATGAGCGAAGTCACATTCACCTGGCCGCCACGGTAGACGGGAACCCGCCAGCGCAGCCAGGCAAAGACCGGCGTACTCAGCAGGATGGGCGGCACCGACATCGCCACTGCCCACAAGGTGCCAAACCTTTCATGGCTGTCCCAACCCAGCCATGCCAGCGGCATGCCCTCGCCCACGCCCAGGGCCAGCCAGTACCGGGGCGGCACCAGCAGCAGGCACAGCACGCGCAGGCCCGCGACCAGATTCCAGTGCGAGACCGAAACGCATCTCAGGAGCGAGTAACACGTTGCATAGGCAAGCGCCACGCCAAGCTGGCACAGCACCGCATGCAAGGTTCCGCGCCTCCCGGCGCCGATCTTCCCTTTCGTTCCCGTGACCATCGAGTAGTGCCAGACCCCTGTTTGGATGACGCGGTGCATCGGCCGCCCGCAACGGCGGTGTGATCGGATGACGGCGCGCTGACGATTGTCGCAGGAAAATACTTACATCACGCGTTGCGCTGCGTCAGCCATCCGTCTCGCCTCCCAAGCCATGCAAAAAGAAAGCCCGGCGAGGCCGGGCTTCAGAAATCGGGTCGAATGGGGGCGCTTCAGGCCCCCATGGGCCCAGCCGACTTGCGCACGATCAGCATGGCCAACTCCAGCGACTGCTCATAATTGAGCCTCGGATCGACCATGGACTTGTAGGCACGGTCCAGGTCCGCCTCGCTGAGGTCACGGGCGCCGCCCATGCACTCGGTGACATCCTCGCCGGTCAGCTCCAGATGCACGCCGCCCAGGCGCGTGCCCGATGCCGCGTGGATATCGAAGGCCTGGTCCAGCTCGCCGCGGATATTGTCGAAGCGACGCGTCTTGTAGCCATTGGACGTCGTTTCGGTATTGCCGTGCATCGGATCAGCCACCCACAGCACCCGCCGGCCTTCGCGCTTCACTGCCTCGAGCAGGGCGGGCAGCGCGCGACCGATGGCGCCGTTGCCCATGCGATGGATCAGGGTGAGGCGACCCGGCTCTTCCTCGGGATTGAGGGCATCGATCAGCGGCAGCAACTGGTCCGGCGTCACCGACGGCCCGATCTTTACCGCGACGGGATTGCGAATGCCCCGGAAGTACTCGACATGGGCGCCATCCAGTGCGGCCGTACGCATGCCGATCCACGGGAAGTGCGTGGACAGGTTGAACCAGCCTTGGTGGCGCGGGACCTGCCGGGTCAACGCTTCCTCGTAGTGCAGCAGCAGCGCCTCGTGGGAGGTGAAGAAATCCACCCGTGAGAAACCGGCGATAGGCCCGGCCAGCGTCTCCATGAAGCGCAGCGAATCACCAATGGCCGTGACCATGCGGCGGTATTCCGCGGCCAGCGGCGAATGCTCGACCCAGGCCAGATCCCAGTATTCCGGGTGGTGCAGGTCGGCGAAGCCGCCGTCGATCAGCGCACGCACGAAATTCATGGTGAGCGCCGAATGTGCATGCGCCTGGATCAGGCGTTGCGGATCCGCGCGGCGCGCCTCGGGCGTGAACTCGGGGCTGTTGACCAGGTCACCGCGGAAACTCGGCAAGGTCACGCCGTCCCGGGTTTCCGTATCGGTGGAGCGCGGCTTGGCGTACTGGCCGGCAAAGCGGCCCACGCGCAGCACGGGCTTCTTCAACCCGTGCACCAGCACCAGGCTCATCTGCAGCAGCACCTTGAGCCGGTTGGAGATAATGGGGCTGGTGCAGTCAGCAAAACTCTCGGCGCAATCACCGCCCTGCAGCAGAAAGCGCTGTCCTTCCTGGGCTTCGGCCAGAGCCTTCTTCAGGGCCACCACCTCCCAGGAGGTCACCAGCGGCGGCAGCGTGGCCAGCTGACCGGTGGCACCGGCCAGTTCGGTGGCGTCTTCGTACAAGGGCTGCTGCAGCGCCTGGCGGGCCTGCCAGCTACGTGGCGACCAGTCGTCGCTGGGTGGCGTGGTCACGGGGGACATGGGCATGGCATGGGACATGGAAACAGGACTCGCTCAGGCGCGCTTGCGTGCAGCGGCGTACACCGCCGCGATCACCAGCAACAAAAACCAGACCAGCGTCCACGCTGGCATCGGCAGGCCAAGTACCGGCTCGACCTTGGCGCATTCACCCGAGCCGGTGAACACCATCTTCAGCACCTTGGCGAACGGGAACGCATCCATCATGTAGCCAAGGTTCGGACCGCAGGCCGGGATCTGGTCCGCCGGCAGGGTCTGCAACCACAGGTGCCGCCCCGCCGTCGCGATGCCGCCCACCGCGCCGAGAACTACACCCCCGGTATACACCCAACGGGCGCCACCGCGCGGCGCATGCAGCCCACCGATCAGGAAAAATACCGCCATCACCAGGAAGGCGATGCGCTGGAAGATACACAGCGGACACGGAATCATGTTGAGCACATGCTCGGCGTACAGCGCGAAGCCCAGCAGCGCCACGCAGACGGCAAAACCAGCCAGGTAAGTGGCGCGATACGACCAGCGGAAAGGATTCATGGATTGGCTTTGGTGCGGTGCGAAAACGGGACATTACCCGCTTGCCCTGCCCCTGTCAGCCCTGCCGGATCACCGGGGTTTCCCTTCGGTCAGGCCCTGAAAAGCAAAAACCCCGGCAGGTTGCCCGGCCGGGGTTTCGCAAAACACATAGGCTACCGATTACTCGGCGGCTGCGTCGGTCTTCGGACGATCGACCAGCTCAACGTAGGCCATCGGAGCGTTGTCGCCCGGACGGAAACCAGCCTTGAGGATACGCAGGTAGCCGCCGGGACGCTCGCGGTAGCGGGGGCCCAGCTCGATGAACAGCTTGCCCACGGCTTCCTTGTCACGCAGACGTGCAAAGGCGAGACGACGGTTGGCGACGCCATCGGTCTTGGCGAGCGTGATGAGCGGCTCGGCGACGCGACGGAGTTCCTTGGCCTTGGGCAGGGTGGTGCGGATCAGCTCGTGCTTGAACAGCGACGAAGCCATGTTCTTGAACATCGCTTCGCGGTGGCTGCTCGTGCGGTTGAGCTTGCGACCGGATTTCTGGTGGCGCATGGCAATTACTCTCTATGTCTGTTGTTATGAAAAGTCGGCGGTTATGTCCGACTTCCCGCGGTTACCCGCTGGTGAAGCCCTTCGTAATACGGGCTCTTATTGAGCAAGACGGCCAGGCTGGCCGTTGAAGGCGTCTGCAAAATCCGAGGGATCAACACTCGTCAGACCGCCAATACCGAGCGACCAAAGGCGGTCGCCCGAAACATCGCGCGGCCCGAAGGCCGCTTTTGACAGCTGGCGAGCGTACCGGGGTACGCCCGCCAGTGTGTCGGTACCGCTGGCGACCGCGAACGGCCGCCCAAACCATCAGCCCAGCTGCATACCGTGCGACAAGCCCGGCGGCGGCCAGTTTTCAAGCTTCATGCCCAGGGCAAGACCACGACCACCCAGCACGTCCTTGATTTCGGTCAGGGACTTCTTGCCGAGGTTCGGCGTCTTGAGCAGTTCGACTTCCGTCTTCTGCACCAGGTCGCCGATGTAGTAGATGCTCTCGGCCTTCAGGCAGTTAGCCGAACGCACGGTGAGCTCCAGGTCGTCGATCGGACGGAGCAGCAGCGGATCGAACCCGCCCTTCTCCGCCTTGTCGGTCGCACTCTCGCGACGCGAGAAGTCACCGAACACCGACAGCTGGTCGTTGAGGATTTCAGCGGCCTTGCGAACCGCGTCTTCCGCACCGATGGTGCCGTTGGTTTCGATGTCCAGCACCAGCTTGTCGAGGTTGGTGCGCTGTTCCACACGGGCAGCGTCCACTTCGTAGGCCACGCGCAGGACCGGCGCGAAAGACGCGTCGAGCTGCAGGCGACCGATCGGACGAGCTTCGTCGTCCGGGTGCTGGCGCGCGCTGGCCGGCTGGTAGCCGACGCCGCGACGCACCTTCAGGCGCATGTTGAGTGCGATGTCCTTGGTCAGGTGGCAGATCACATGCTCGGGGTTGATGATTTCCACCGAGTGATCGACGGCGATATCGCCGGCGGTGACCACACCCTTGCCCTTCTTGGACAGGGTCAGGGTGACTTCGTCACCCGAGTGCTGGCGAATCGCCACGTCCTTGAGGTTCAGCAGGACTTCGATCACGTCCTCCTGCAGACCTTCCAGCGTGGTGTATTCGTGCAGCACGCCATCAATTTCCACCTCGACGATGGCAGAGCCAGGGATCGAGGAGAGCAGCACGCGACGCAGCGCGTTGCCCAGGGTGTGGCCGAAACCACGCTCGAGCGGCTCCACTACCACCTTGGCGCGGTTGGCACCGAGCTGCTCGACGCTGAGGCCGCGAGGCCGCAGCACGCTAGTTGACGAAACTGCCATGCAGGGCTCCGGTTGATTACTTCGAGTAGAGCTCGACGATCAGGCTCTCATTGATG
The nucleotide sequence above comes from Dyella telluris. Encoded proteins:
- a CDS encoding disulfide bond formation protein B, which gives rise to MNPFRWSYRATYLAGFAVCVALLGFALYAEHVLNMIPCPLCIFQRIAFLVMAVFFLIGGLHAPRGGARWVYTGGVVLGAVGGIATAGRHLWLQTLPADQIPACGPNLGYMMDAFPFAKVLKMVFTGSGECAKVEPVLGLPMPAWTLVWFLLLVIAAVYAAARKRA
- a CDS encoding cytochrome c, translated to MAKRIALIVIAVLLIASGWWLFRSETRQPVSPSASKVDAAALKDPALIAKGEYLALAGDCASCHTAQGGARYAGGRVLPTPFGNIPSPNITPDHDTGLGQWSFEDFWQALHSGKGRHGEFLYPVFSYTSFTKVSRDDALAIFAYLQSLAPVRAPAQAPSLDFPYSVRSSLKAWRALYFQEGEFQRDAAQSDAWNRGAYLVQGLGHCNECHAPRDSLGGQQGKASLAGGQIPVQNWYAPDLSTQANGGLAGWTEQDIVDLLKTGTSSRGTAFGPMAEVVTQSTQHMHEDDLRAMAVYLKSLPARPAVVAESSPLDTRAILAQGAKVYGERCADCHGKDGNGVAGIYPPLSGNSSVNEPTGINATRVVLLGGFAPVTQGNARPYSMPPFAQQLSDADVAAVVTYIRQSWSNKASVVMERDVVKYRHTPID
- a CDS encoding c-type cytochrome is translated as MKSLSAKWSQVGRVLGAWLLLLLAAQATVASAQEAPHPDVPDTLQQRIAACTACHGVHGEGTPSSGFFPRLAGKPAGYLARQLKDFQDGLRKYGPMEYTVRPLSPEYMHEIADYFAAQDVPYARSPVPNVSAGVRQRGETLVMHGDPARQIPPCSACHGSQLTGVQPDIPGLVGLPYDYISSQLGSWRTKTRATVAPDCMSEIANRLSDSDITAVSAWLASRELPADMHAQAAGSVTPPLHCGVLGNGG
- a CDS encoding MASE1 domain-containing protein: MLCQLGVALAYATCYSLLRCVSVSHWNLVAGLRVLCLLLVPPRYWLALGVGEGMPLAWLGWDSHERFGTLWAVAMSVPPILLSTPVFAWLRWRVPVYRGGQVNVTSLMTAVLAAAVISALINTGTLAVLTVQPPEHPPVISIHILLEYFLGSYLGALTVVPPVFAWLSWSTRATSPELSAIRRAVAVDCARGVVPPLLLLIWLASESHGDEVMAIARLAMFLPAAWLTMRRGWQGAALGGLLASIAIELTMTVARDPAIIQAQALIAFAVSSLIMLGARVSLPSPVAPPKGEHEEMLRGFRLAQQGLYQEELRLRHVAESLDQLGQSMRDGQRRMMDRLRPVLPANMEQSYARHLDLTQREMQRLADTLHPRAWREHGLAATFLDGPLLQAASLVGADYRCTLTGNGLNQLAPDVHMMLYRQTCEVMVYLLAREPVRHIRVHIRGGCTHGRRWVVLRMTARRAVPSLRGRPVPEWRQLVALLGTNGQGMATVRDRALIYGGMVHERESEDQLGVTLLLHDALRADTPVHDFVPAIRSVSA
- a CDS encoding class II 3-deoxy-7-phosphoheptulonate synthase → MSHAMPMSPVTTPPSDDWSPRSWQARQALQQPLYEDATELAGATGQLATLPPLVTSWEVVALKKALAEAQEGQRFLLQGGDCAESFADCTSPIISNRLKVLLQMSLVLVHGLKKPVLRVGRFAGQYAKPRSTDTETRDGVTLPSFRGDLVNSPEFTPEARRADPQRLIQAHAHSALTMNFVRALIDGGFADLHHPEYWDLAWVEHSPLAAEYRRMVTAIGDSLRFMETLAGPIAGFSRVDFFTSHEALLLHYEEALTRQVPRHQGWFNLSTHFPWIGMRTAALDGAHVEYFRGIRNPVAVKIGPSVTPDQLLPLIDALNPEEEPGRLTLIHRMGNGAIGRALPALLEAVKREGRRVLWVADPMHGNTETTSNGYKTRRFDNIRGELDQAFDIHAASGTRLGGVHLELTGEDVTECMGGARDLSEADLDRAYKSMVDPRLNYEQSLELAMLIVRKSAGPMGA
- a CDS encoding DNA-directed RNA polymerase subunit alpha — translated: MAVSSTSVLRPRGLSVEQLGANRAKVVVEPLERGFGHTLGNALRRVLLSSIPGSAIVEVEIDGVLHEYTTLEGLQEDVIEVLLNLKDVAIRQHSGDEVTLTLSKKGKGVVTAGDIAVDHSVEIINPEHVICHLTKDIALNMRLKVRRGVGYQPASARQHPDDEARPIGRLQLDASFAPVLRVAYEVDAARVEQRTNLDKLVLDIETNGTIGAEDAVRKAAEILNDQLSVFGDFSRRESATDKAEKGGFDPLLLRPIDDLELTVRSANCLKAESIYYIGDLVQKTEVELLKTPNLGKKSLTEIKDVLGGRGLALGMKLENWPPPGLSHGMQLG
- the rplQ gene encoding 50S ribosomal protein L17 — translated: MRHQKSGRKLNRTSSHREAMFKNMASSLFKHELIRTTLPKAKELRRVAEPLITLAKTDGVANRRLAFARLRDKEAVGKLFIELGPRYRERPGGYLRILKAGFRPGDNAPMAYVELVDRPKTDAAAE